The proteins below are encoded in one region of Bremerella sp. P1:
- a CDS encoding opioid growth factor receptor-related protein, producing the protein MTSRVVDFYGHEGTDSHGRTVLDMIAMTDRELESHHDIIQWMFPLHETSSVNPDCPLVDEHSAQVLRENIDARQRMHEMITRFGRFLGFELNEDGEFVPDPSLTSNRENWHSPMNHNHLRITRVIRSMRLFGFEKEAKTFFEAVSQSAIESQCATERTLAYWKQALEDPVFDPIR; encoded by the coding sequence ATGACGTCACGCGTTGTCGATTTCTATGGCCACGAGGGAACCGACAGCCACGGCCGGACGGTTCTCGATATGATCGCGATGACCGACCGCGAGTTGGAATCGCATCACGATATCATTCAATGGATGTTTCCGCTGCACGAGACTTCCAGCGTGAATCCCGACTGTCCGCTGGTCGACGAGCACTCCGCCCAAGTTTTGCGCGAGAATATCGACGCTCGTCAGCGAATGCACGAAATGATCACGCGGTTTGGACGTTTCCTCGGGTTTGAACTCAACGAAGATGGGGAGTTCGTCCCCGACCCCAGCCTGACCAGCAATCGCGAGAACTGGCATTCCCCGATGAACCACAATCATTTGCGAATCACGCGGGTCATTCGCAGTATGCGGTTGTTTGGGTTTGAGAAGGAAGCCAAGACATTCTTCGAGGCCGTAAGCCAATCGGCCATCGAGTCGCAGTGTGCGACCGAACGGACGCTCGCCTATTGGAAGCAGGCACTGGAAGACCCCGTCTTCGATCCGATCCGTTGA
- a CDS encoding FAD:protein FMN transferase — protein sequence MTSPFSNATVTWGAFLVTFGMAVSHLCAGENSLLTVSQPHMGTIVRIVADCDDAELFKKATDDAFARFHEIEQICSDYQSDSEVLQLSAKSPTPEPISVSDDLWNVLYRAHQVNRASQGAFDVTVGPLTKEWRRFRRRGKLDPTRIEEVRTSVGAMHMTLDEKQHAVSLAVSDMRIDLGGIAKGYAIDAALEVLSKHGITRALVDAGGDIAATGAPRGEPGWRVGIAGLNPKQPPILVAHISQCAVATSGDAFQFLEHDGKRYSHILDPRTGYGVDHRATVTVFAKTATEADAWASAICVLGPEETPKALREQPGIATWMEVLVDEKPITWASPNLGSWLSEHSQTK from the coding sequence ATGACGTCACCATTCTCAAACGCGACCGTCACATGGGGGGCCTTTTTGGTCACTTTCGGCATGGCCGTCAGTCACTTGTGCGCGGGCGAGAATTCCCTTCTTACGGTCAGCCAGCCACACATGGGAACAATCGTCCGCATAGTGGCCGATTGTGACGATGCCGAGCTTTTCAAAAAAGCGACAGATGATGCCTTTGCTCGGTTCCACGAGATCGAGCAGATTTGTAGCGATTATCAGAGTGATTCCGAAGTCCTTCAGCTTTCCGCGAAATCTCCTACGCCTGAGCCAATTTCTGTGAGCGACGACCTTTGGAACGTCCTCTACAGGGCTCACCAGGTCAATCGAGCTTCACAAGGAGCCTTCGACGTCACGGTCGGACCACTGACCAAAGAGTGGCGCCGGTTCCGCCGCCGCGGCAAGTTAGACCCTACGCGAATCGAAGAAGTACGAACGTCGGTGGGCGCTATGCACATGACGCTCGACGAAAAACAGCACGCCGTCAGTCTTGCCGTCAGCGACATGCGGATCGACCTGGGAGGCATCGCTAAAGGGTATGCGATCGACGCGGCCCTTGAGGTCCTATCCAAGCATGGCATCACACGAGCCTTGGTCGATGCTGGCGGTGACATTGCCGCGACAGGCGCACCGCGCGGCGAGCCTGGCTGGCGGGTAGGCATTGCCGGACTCAACCCGAAGCAGCCGCCGATTCTCGTTGCCCACATCTCACAGTGTGCGGTCGCGACTTCTGGGGATGCTTTTCAGTTTCTCGAACACGACGGCAAACGCTACTCGCACATCCTCGATCCCCGCACAGGCTACGGCGTTGATCACCGGGCAACGGTGACCGTCTTTGCCAAAACCGCAACTGAGGCAGATGCCTGGGCCTCGGCGATCTGCGTGCTTGGCCCCGAAGAAACCCCGAAGGCCCTGAGGGAACAGCCCGGCATCGCGACCTGGATGGAAGTCCTGGTGGACGAGAAGCCAATCACCTGGGCCAGTCCGAACCTGGGTAGCTGGCTGAGCGAGCACAGTCAGACGAAATAG
- a CDS encoding M20/M25/M40 family metallo-hydrolase: MILRLGTIAALVGFVGFQASFAGELSHSAALDTILKEDVKRHVDVLADDSFEGREAGSRGGRAAGNYLQGLFSKYGLKPAGDGGTFFQLFHGGSRNILGILPGEKGADQGDLIVVGAHYDHVGYGNRSNSFGPFGYVHNGADDNASGTAALLEVVQALTEMKAKPKRSILFVLWDGEEKGLLGSKYWVEHPTVKWDRIRLYINLDMVGRLRPQGVEVYGTRTLPGLRQKISRANMASDLKLDFRWEMTDNSDHYTFYSRSIPTLMFHTGLHSEYHRPQDDAHLINHDGVQAVARLTAEVVWAEANRDAFPSFRTRSRLESESERQRFEVARSVNRSRLGIRWNSEQQEPGEGLLIAAATAGGPASNGGVLPGDRLIEFAGIPFTSTDDFLAQVQAAPAEVVLKVQREGEEEPLPLEVTLNLNPAPVGISWTNDPAEPGSIMLTNVTTGSVAALAGLQPLDRVYEVNGIPVESSNQFKDLVTRYQDPTTLLVDRDGHMLQIELPLKTIRPLLIAPEEAKDSEVQP; the protein is encoded by the coding sequence ATGATTTTACGTCTTGGGACAATCGCCGCACTCGTTGGGTTCGTGGGATTTCAGGCTAGTTTCGCTGGCGAGCTTTCGCATTCCGCGGCTCTGGATACCATCCTGAAAGAAGACGTGAAGCGGCATGTCGATGTCTTGGCCGACGATAGCTTCGAGGGACGCGAGGCCGGGAGCCGGGGAGGGCGCGCGGCTGGGAATTACCTGCAAGGGTTGTTTTCCAAGTACGGTCTGAAGCCTGCCGGCGATGGTGGTACGTTCTTTCAACTGTTCCATGGCGGATCGCGAAACATTCTGGGGATCTTGCCTGGCGAGAAGGGGGCCGACCAGGGCGACTTGATTGTTGTCGGGGCTCATTACGATCACGTTGGGTATGGAAACCGGTCAAACAGCTTCGGTCCGTTTGGTTATGTCCATAACGGAGCCGACGACAACGCGAGTGGTACCGCAGCACTACTGGAAGTGGTTCAGGCTCTCACCGAGATGAAGGCCAAGCCGAAACGCTCCATCCTTTTCGTCCTGTGGGACGGAGAAGAGAAGGGGCTTTTGGGGTCGAAGTATTGGGTCGAGCACCCGACCGTCAAATGGGATCGGATTCGTCTGTATATCAATCTCGATATGGTCGGACGTTTGCGTCCCCAAGGGGTCGAGGTTTACGGAACGCGAACCTTGCCGGGGCTTCGCCAAAAGATTTCTCGAGCCAACATGGCCAGCGATTTGAAGCTCGACTTCCGCTGGGAAATGACTGACAACAGCGATCACTACACGTTCTATTCGCGTTCGATCCCGACGCTCATGTTCCATACGGGACTTCATAGCGAATACCACCGTCCGCAGGATGACGCCCACTTGATTAATCACGACGGCGTTCAGGCCGTGGCTCGCCTCACGGCGGAAGTGGTTTGGGCGGAAGCCAATCGCGACGCCTTCCCTTCGTTCCGGACGCGATCTCGCCTGGAATCGGAATCGGAACGGCAGCGATTCGAGGTCGCTCGATCGGTCAATCGATCGCGACTGGGTATTCGCTGGAACTCCGAACAGCAAGAGCCGGGCGAAGGCCTTTTGATTGCAGCGGCGACTGCTGGTGGTCCGGCCAGCAATGGCGGCGTGCTGCCAGGGGATCGCTTGATTGAGTTTGCCGGTATCCCGTTTACCAGCACGGATGACTTTCTGGCCCAAGTTCAAGCCGCGCCGGCGGAAGTGGTGCTGAAGGTTCAGCGAGAAGGGGAAGAGGAGCCGTTGCCGCTGGAAGTAACGCTCAATCTGAATCCAGCACCGGTGGGCATCTCGTGGACGAATGATCCAGCTGAGCCTGGCTCGATCATGCTGACCAACGTGACGACTGGTTCTGTGGCCGCCTTGGCCGGCCTGCAGCCGCTCGATCGTGTTTACGAGGTGAATGGAATCCCCGTGGAAAGCAGCAATCAATTCAAAGACCTGGTGACCCGATATCAAGATCCGACCACGCTTTTGGTCGATCGAGACGGGCACATGCTGCAAATTGAATTGCCACTGAAGACGATCCGGCCGCTTCTCATCGCTCCGGAAGAAGCCAAGGACTCGGAAGTGCAGCCCTAA
- a CDS encoding AraC family transcriptional regulator: MPNKYKNEWEEHLDYLFAQAPTLALVEELFARLDDVNLCIKDLEGRYLSVNSAFLRSVPKLRREDVIGKTAFDIYPPALATGYQQQDKQLLSRGQNLHDQLEMITNPDGSLGWYITSKVLAKNVEQQVIAIIGMSRDLHAPTERDDRYNKLSVALRRMQTDFAKPLRIQQLAEESGLSVSQFERLMRSMIQITPSQYLIRQRVEAAAVMLRDSGKNIAAVAMDCGFSDQPSFCKQFKRITGLSPLKYRKMTQDGK; the protein is encoded by the coding sequence ATGCCGAATAAATACAAAAACGAATGGGAAGAGCACCTCGACTATCTTTTTGCACAGGCTCCAACCCTGGCATTGGTCGAGGAATTGTTCGCCCGACTCGACGATGTCAACCTGTGCATCAAAGACCTGGAAGGCCGCTACCTAAGCGTAAATAGTGCATTCTTGCGCAGCGTTCCCAAGCTTCGGCGCGAAGACGTCATCGGGAAGACGGCCTTCGATATCTATCCCCCTGCGTTGGCCACCGGCTATCAACAGCAAGACAAGCAACTGCTCAGCCGCGGACAAAATCTGCATGATCAGCTGGAGATGATCACGAACCCCGACGGCTCGCTGGGCTGGTATATCACCAGCAAGGTTCTGGCTAAGAATGTGGAACAGCAGGTGATCGCGATCATTGGTATGTCGCGTGACCTGCATGCCCCGACCGAACGAGACGATCGCTACAACAAGCTTTCGGTCGCCCTGCGTCGCATGCAAACCGACTTCGCCAAGCCACTCCGAATTCAACAATTGGCCGAAGAATCGGGGCTTTCTGTCAGTCAATTCGAACGACTGATGCGAAGCATGATTCAGATCACCCCTTCGCAGTACTTAATTCGACAGAGGGTCGAGGCCGCGGCCGTGATGCTGCGAGATAGTGGCAAAAACATCGCAGCGGTTGCCATGGATTGCGGATTCAGCGATCAGCCTTCGTTCTGCAAACAGTTCAAACGAATCACCGGCTTATCGCCACTGAAGTACCGGAAGATGACGCAGGACGGGAAGTAG
- a CDS encoding cryptochrome/photolyase family protein, protein MRHLLLILGDQLDRNSALFDGYDPDKDQLWMAENDHEITYVPSHKQRIVLFLSAMRHFRDELNDAGRPVQYHQLYADKRKDSGKSFGELLSQTIKKEKPEAIRVVLPGDYRVKQLLEETAAKHDVPIDFLPDVHFYCTVNEFHKFAKGRKSLLMETFYRQMRKKHDILMREGKPVGGTWNYDHDNRESFSKEGPGDIGRPTSFSHDALTQEVIQLVEERFADHPGEVDSFNLPVTPGQARRMLSGFIKYHLTGFGKYEDAMWTDEPFLHHSRLSTSMNLKLLDPRECVSAAIEAYQEGTAPLASVEGFVRQIIGWREFIRGVYWTQMPEYAQKNHFDHQAELPSFFWDGKTDMQCIRQSMSHVLKYGYAHHIQRLMVLGNFSLTYGVHPYKFHAWHMAMYLDAVDWVSLPNTLGMSQHGDGGIVGTKPYCSTGNYVDKMSNFCKGCVYNHKKAVGAEACPLTTFYWDFLDRHFDELQSNSRMKLQMKHVERKRNSGEIEDIRSQANKLRQDWSID, encoded by the coding sequence ATGCGACATCTGCTGCTCATACTCGGCGACCAACTCGATCGAAACTCAGCCCTATTTGATGGCTACGATCCCGACAAAGATCAGCTTTGGATGGCCGAGAACGACCACGAGATTACCTACGTCCCCAGCCACAAGCAGCGGATCGTCTTGTTCCTATCCGCCATGCGCCACTTTCGTGATGAGCTGAACGATGCAGGCCGCCCGGTTCAATACCACCAGCTTTACGCGGACAAGCGGAAGGACTCTGGCAAGTCGTTTGGTGAGTTGCTTTCTCAGACGATCAAAAAGGAGAAACCGGAAGCGATTCGTGTCGTCCTGCCTGGCGACTATCGCGTGAAGCAACTTCTGGAAGAGACCGCCGCGAAGCACGATGTGCCGATCGACTTTCTACCGGACGTCCACTTCTACTGCACGGTGAACGAGTTCCACAAGTTCGCCAAAGGCCGCAAGTCGCTGCTGATGGAAACGTTCTACCGCCAGATGCGCAAGAAGCACGACATCCTGATGCGGGAGGGCAAGCCGGTCGGGGGCACTTGGAACTACGACCACGACAATCGTGAGTCATTCTCGAAAGAAGGCCCCGGCGATATCGGCCGACCGACGTCGTTCTCGCACGATGCCCTGACCCAAGAAGTCATTCAACTGGTTGAAGAACGATTCGCCGATCACCCAGGCGAAGTCGATTCGTTCAATTTGCCGGTGACGCCGGGCCAGGCTCGGCGGATGCTCTCCGGCTTCATCAAGTACCACCTGACAGGCTTCGGCAAGTACGAAGATGCGATGTGGACGGACGAGCCGTTTCTGCACCACTCGCGACTATCGACCAGCATGAACCTCAAGCTACTGGATCCGCGGGAATGTGTGAGCGCTGCGATTGAAGCTTACCAGGAAGGCACCGCCCCGCTGGCCAGCGTGGAAGGTTTCGTGCGGCAGATCATTGGCTGGCGGGAATTTATCCGCGGGGTCTATTGGACCCAGATGCCGGAATACGCTCAGAAGAATCACTTCGACCACCAGGCCGAGTTGCCGTCGTTCTTCTGGGACGGCAAAACGGACATGCAGTGCATCCGCCAGTCTATGTCACACGTTCTGAAGTATGGCTATGCGCACCACATTCAACGTTTGATGGTGCTGGGCAATTTTTCACTGACGTATGGTGTGCATCCCTATAAGTTTCACGCGTGGCACATGGCCATGTACCTGGATGCGGTCGACTGGGTGTCGTTGCCGAACACCCTGGGCATGAGCCAGCATGGGGATGGCGGTATCGTGGGCACCAAGCCGTACTGCTCGACCGGCAACTACGTCGACAAGATGAGCAACTTCTGCAAAGGATGCGTCTACAACCACAAGAAGGCCGTGGGGGCAGAGGCATGCCCGCTCACGACCTTCTATTGGGACTTTCTCGATCGACATTTTGACGAGCTTCAAAGCAATTCACGAATGAAGTTGCAGATGAAGCATGTCGAGCGAAAGAGAAACTCAGGTGAGATTGAAGACATTCGCAGTCAGGCAAACAAGCTTCGCCAAGACTGGAGCATCGATTAA
- a CDS encoding DUF1559 family PulG-like putative transporter, translated as MLARMSHLKRGFTLVELLVVIAIIGVLIALLLPAVQQAREAARRMQCTNNLKQMALAMHNYHDTHSQFPPGHVPEEYVNGKFARRGSWMVRILPYIEQKAAYDQANQPAGSLDNHSASWAAPNLAWQAMNEARVDIYACPSSPLPRTYTQPTSQPSQDAGAPAEIEVQISDYAANAGCAFRGGTNNTGHSTQFWGWGGRLADNGFVPTYLASKYIGTQPPWYGSKVDFAAVTDGSSNTIAIGEQGNFYQQDKDVRASYVRGGWWNGGSCAAEGQDMANYVCTSYPINAVSVGWMGTSRNENVTYNETAFRSAHPGGAQFALGDGSVKFIAETVDFATYTALMDRADGVPVGEY; from the coding sequence ATGTTAGCTCGAATGAGTCACCTGAAGCGAGGGTTTACCCTTGTGGAATTGTTGGTCGTGATTGCGATCATCGGGGTTCTGATTGCCCTGCTTCTGCCGGCCGTTCAGCAGGCCCGTGAAGCGGCTCGCCGGATGCAGTGTACCAACAACCTCAAGCAGATGGCGTTGGCGATGCATAACTACCACGATACGCATTCCCAGTTCCCGCCTGGGCATGTACCGGAAGAATATGTGAACGGTAAGTTCGCTCGTCGTGGCTCGTGGATGGTTCGCATCCTGCCCTATATCGAACAGAAGGCCGCCTATGATCAGGCCAACCAGCCAGCCGGTTCGCTCGACAACCATTCGGCAAGTTGGGCCGCTCCGAATCTTGCCTGGCAGGCCATGAACGAAGCTCGGGTCGACATCTACGCTTGCCCATCGAGTCCTCTGCCTCGCACCTACACCCAGCCAACCTCGCAGCCATCGCAAGATGCGGGGGCACCAGCCGAGATCGAAGTTCAGATATCGGACTACGCTGCCAACGCGGGATGTGCTTTCCGTGGTGGTACCAACAACACGGGTCATTCAACCCAGTTCTGGGGTTGGGGCGGCCGCCTGGCAGACAACGGCTTCGTACCCACGTATCTGGCCAGCAAGTATATCGGTACCCAGCCTCCTTGGTATGGATCAAAGGTCGACTTCGCTGCCGTGACCGATGGTTCGAGCAATACGATTGCGATCGGCGAGCAAGGCAACTTCTATCAGCAAGATAAGGACGTTCGCGCAAGCTATGTCCGTGGTGGCTGGTGGAACGGTGGTTCGTGTGCGGCCGAAGGCCAGGACATGGCCAACTACGTCTGTACGTCGTATCCGATCAACGCGGTTAGCGTCGGCTGGATGGGGACCTCTCGCAACGAGAATGTGACCTACAACGAAACCGCTTTCCGTTCGGCACACCCAGGCGGTGCTCAGTTCGCCTTGGGTGACGGTTCCGTCAAGTTCATCGCGGAAACGGTCGACTTCGCAACCTATACGGCATTGATGGACCGGGCAGACGGTGTCCCGGTCGGTGAGTATTAG
- a CDS encoding tyrosine-type recombinase/integrase, with amino-acid sequence MPKPTKNPKIKKDFFEWSINERNDGCLQATTYVAGVGRIRRSLGTKDWDKALEDLTELDRHEAEEHGLAPKFEERHRSGEVTIEDGWQAFLDDRDRGQVQGGVSPTTLKRYRAVRAHHEAFAKKKGITEWQQFGKQEFVAFGKEREKVAEPRTVFFELNLVKSVNLWLVHEEMLPEQLRLRVKLPKPKGTSTYCYRQQEISAMVRQCEAAQELEWLRLVILGLTYTGMRISELASLRWSDIDFDSNHIHVVDERSRSRKKTTGPVRTTKGKRSRVIPMHPELKEVLRPLQEQAGGYVFKAQKGGQLRPRVVLEVFIREVIKPLSSTFPTPENEIGFHNGRLHSFRHAFCSHALGGGASVGEVQDWLGHADSKMVEHYRHLRDDQAQQRMNSLSFMAEDSVSSVS; translated from the coding sequence ATGCCGAAACCGACGAAGAATCCGAAGATCAAGAAGGACTTCTTCGAGTGGAGTATCAATGAACGGAACGACGGCTGTCTCCAAGCAACGACGTATGTCGCAGGAGTTGGCCGAATTCGGCGATCGCTGGGGACCAAGGACTGGGACAAGGCGCTGGAGGACCTGACGGAACTGGATCGGCACGAGGCCGAAGAGCATGGACTCGCCCCGAAGTTCGAGGAGCGTCATCGTTCAGGGGAAGTGACCATTGAAGACGGATGGCAGGCCTTTCTCGATGATCGTGATCGCGGGCAAGTTCAGGGTGGCGTCTCGCCGACAACTTTGAAGCGATACCGAGCCGTGCGGGCTCACCACGAAGCGTTCGCGAAGAAGAAGGGCATCACCGAGTGGCAGCAGTTCGGCAAGCAAGAGTTTGTGGCCTTTGGGAAGGAACGGGAGAAGGTTGCCGAGCCTCGAACTGTGTTCTTCGAATTGAACTTGGTTAAAAGTGTCAACCTGTGGCTGGTTCACGAGGAAATGTTGCCAGAGCAGTTGCGACTTCGTGTTAAGTTGCCGAAGCCCAAGGGAACCAGCACTTATTGCTATCGTCAGCAAGAGATTTCCGCCATGGTGCGTCAGTGTGAAGCTGCACAAGAATTAGAATGGTTGCGATTGGTGATCCTTGGACTGACCTATACCGGAATGCGAATTAGTGAGTTGGCATCCCTGCGGTGGTCGGACATCGACTTTGACTCGAATCATATTCATGTCGTCGATGAACGATCGCGAAGTCGAAAAAAGACCACTGGGCCTGTGCGGACGACCAAGGGAAAGCGATCCCGGGTTATTCCCATGCACCCGGAGCTGAAAGAGGTCCTTCGACCACTCCAGGAGCAAGCTGGTGGATACGTGTTCAAGGCACAAAAGGGGGGGCAGTTGCGCCCACGCGTGGTCCTCGAAGTTTTCATTCGAGAAGTCATCAAGCCCCTCTCAAGCACGTTTCCCACGCCTGAAAACGAAATCGGATTCCATAACGGACGTCTGCACTCGTTCCGACATGCCTTTTGTTCCCACGCATTGGGTGGTGGAGCAAGTGTCGGCGAAGTCCAGGACTGGCTTGGTCATGCGGATAGCAAGATGGTCGAACACTACCGTCACCTTCGAGATGACCAAGCGCAGCAGCGTATGAATTCACTATCGTTTATGGCCGAAGACAGTGTGTCCTCGGTCAGTTAA
- a CDS encoding helix-turn-helix domain-containing protein — MEPNKYLTAKELAKFTGISVATVWRLKGEGKIAFIQPGGPGSRVLFKYDALEYIAPASASSEKSVTAVRPGPKAGFKRKK, encoded by the coding sequence ATGGAACCCAATAAGTATCTCACTGCGAAAGAACTTGCCAAATTCACTGGCATTTCGGTGGCCACGGTCTGGCGACTCAAAGGTGAAGGCAAGATCGCCTTCATCCAGCCAGGGGGGCCAGGATCCCGCGTCCTATTTAAGTACGACGCTTTGGAGTACATAGCACCAGCATCGGCAAGCAGTGAAAAGTCGGTGACAGCGGTGCGGCCTGGCCCTAAGGCTGGGTTTAAGCGAAAGAAATAA
- a CDS encoding Gfo/Idh/MocA family protein, translated as MAKKDSKNKTDAAQTSRRDFIKTGSSMLVAGGAIAGSLSIAQSAHAFGSDQIKIGLVGCGGRGTGAADQAMNTKGDTKLVAMGDVFEDRLKQSLRSLSSRHAKQVEVPEDRQYVGFDAYKKVIDSDCDLVILATSPGFRPLHFETAVNAGKHIFMEKPVGTDAPGIRRVLEANKIAKEKNLAVAVGLQRHHEKAYVETINRLKDGAIGDIIFCRAYWNSGGVWTRNRSASQTELEYQMRNWYYFNWLCGDHIVEQHIHNLDVINWLMDGPPETAEGQGGRQVRKGADHGEIYDHHMIEFTYPNGVKMLSSCRHIPGCWNSVSEHAHGSKGYADISGGKIYDAKGDLAWSYGQGGRGGHQEEHHDLFASLRNGERPNEGDYGAHSTMTAIFGRMATYSGGHSGKGGKVLKYEDALNSEIALADFDKLTSMDDEAPVKPNPEAAQKQAEQSPYVVPMPGESITI; from the coding sequence ATGGCTAAGAAAGATTCGAAGAATAAGACAGACGCTGCCCAGACTTCGCGGCGCGATTTCATCAAGACTGGTTCGTCCATGCTCGTCGCCGGTGGTGCCATCGCTGGGTCGCTGAGCATTGCCCAAAGCGCTCATGCTTTTGGTAGCGATCAAATCAAGATTGGTTTGGTCGGCTGTGGTGGTCGTGGTACCGGTGCTGCTGATCAAGCGATGAACACCAAGGGCGATACCAAGCTCGTCGCCATGGGCGATGTCTTTGAAGATCGTCTGAAGCAGAGCCTTCGTTCGCTTTCCAGCCGTCACGCCAAGCAAGTCGAAGTGCCGGAAGATCGTCAATACGTTGGTTTCGACGCTTACAAGAAAGTGATCGATTCCGATTGCGACTTGGTGATCTTGGCTACCTCGCCTGGCTTCCGTCCGCTGCACTTTGAAACCGCAGTGAACGCTGGCAAGCACATCTTCATGGAAAAGCCTGTCGGAACCGACGCCCCAGGTATTCGCCGCGTTCTGGAAGCCAACAAGATCGCCAAGGAAAAGAACCTGGCCGTCGCCGTTGGTCTGCAGCGTCACCATGAAAAGGCCTACGTCGAAACGATCAACCGTCTGAAGGATGGCGCGATCGGCGACATCATCTTCTGCCGAGCCTACTGGAACTCGGGCGGTGTTTGGACTCGTAACCGTTCTGCTTCGCAGACCGAACTCGAATACCAAATGCGTAACTGGTACTACTTCAACTGGCTGTGCGGCGACCATATCGTTGAACAGCACATCCACAACCTCGACGTCATCAACTGGTTAATGGATGGTCCACCAGAAACGGCTGAAGGCCAAGGTGGTCGTCAGGTTCGTAAGGGTGCCGATCACGGTGAAATCTACGATCACCACATGATCGAATTCACCTACCCCAACGGCGTGAAAATGCTGAGCTCGTGCCGCCATATCCCTGGCTGCTGGAACAGCGTTTCGGAACACGCTCATGGCTCGAAGGGTTACGCCGACATCAGTGGCGGTAAGATCTACGACGCCAAGGGCGACCTGGCTTGGAGCTACGGCCAAGGCGGCCGCGGTGGTCACCAGGAAGAACACCACGACCTGTTCGCTTCGCTGCGTAACGGCGAACGTCCGAACGAAGGCGATTACGGTGCCCACAGCACCATGACCGCGATCTTCGGTCGTATGGCTACCTACTCCGGTGGTCACAGCGGCAAGGGTGGCAAGGTTCTGAAGTACGAAGACGCCTTGAACTCGGAAATCGCCCTGGCTGACTTCGACAAGTTGACCAGCATGGACGACGAAGCTCCGGTCAAGCCAAATCCAGAAGCTGCCCAGAAGCAGGCAGAGCAATCGCCTTACGTCGTTCCGATGCCAGGCGAATCGATCACCATCTAA
- a CDS encoding carboxypeptidase-like regulatory domain-containing protein has product MPVGKVTGVVTKGGQPLPDATVTFYPIGGRPSFGTTDADGRYELIFTESVDGAMVGTHKVNISYGGPQPPGEASRNAKPKRVLPPQSVDWPDTIEVQSSANQFDFDL; this is encoded by the coding sequence GTGCCTGTTGGAAAAGTGACCGGAGTGGTCACCAAAGGTGGTCAGCCGTTGCCGGATGCGACCGTCACGTTCTATCCCATCGGCGGTCGACCTTCGTTCGGGACGACCGACGCCGACGGACGCTACGAACTGATATTCACCGAAAGCGTCGATGGCGCGATGGTCGGAACGCACAAAGTGAACATCAGCTACGGCGGCCCACAGCCGCCGGGCGAAGCCAGTCGCAATGCCAAGCCCAAGCGGGTCCTGCCACCGCAAAGTGTCGACTGGCCAGACACCATCGAGGTTCAAAGTTCCGCCAACCAATTTGACTTCGATCTTTAA